The genomic interval AGTAAGTTCACAACTATATTATTGGAAAGAAGTTTCACAGTATTCTATTTCGATTCTGaaggtttaaaataattttttaaaagttaagaaattcaaattaaaacaatgaaacaattattaaaaagagCAATTCCCAGTCAGTGAGAATAAAGTGCAAGGGACATTCTCTTGTTTTATAGATGGGAGTATAAATTTGCTCAACCAGGAAGAAACTGGGGTAAGGGGCTAAAAATATCTAATACTTTTGACCccataattccacttctgggaatttattctATGGAAAGTATCGGAGATGGGCTTATACTATGCATCCATTAATAAAAACCAAgttttagaagaatatttaattcattcttcAATATTCTGAACAATGCTATCTAACCTTGTAGCTAGCTTTTTGAAAAGCATACTTCCTtcctaggataaattcctaggagtggaaatCCTGGGTCAGAGGCTATGCTTATGTTTAGAGCTGATATAGTAGTGACAACTTACTACTAAAACCAACATCCGAGCTAGAATTTCTCAAGTGGTTTTCAATTTTGCAGTAACTAACTTCATTTTTTGACATTTTCAGGTCAAAATTGTTTTTAGGAATATGAGCTTATTACTAGAAAACACCAATTGATTTTCAAAGGCTTACCAACATCTTAAGGTCCCATATGAGTCTTCAAACTTTTTATACTTCTGTTACATTTGTGTGGCACTAAATAAGTCAGAATTTTTCCCACCTTATCAATGCATTCTCATAATCCTGTGAGGCAGGTATTATCTGCACTTTATAGTAGAACAAACAGAGTCTTAAAGAAGTCAGTGCCTTTCCCATGGTCAAACAGCTAGCAAgtgacagaactgggagtctGACAGGTCTTCTGATGAAAAAGCTGTTACCCTTAATTCCTTTTGCCCACTTACCTATTAATTCTCtattttttgcttctatttcctcTAGCAGTGTCTCTGGAGTAGATGTCATTTTCTCATTATCTGCAGCATAACTTTCCAAAaattttctatattctggatctaaataattatttaagtaaatagaaaatatagcagactttaaacaaaataggaaataatatCTATGGGAGAACTGCAAGCTATAGTTATGGGACCTTCAGAGACTATCATGTATAGCATGTAAGCAGTTTCTGCATCAGTACATCTCACTTTAATTAAACTCAGCATATGAAAATTGGGTGTTCTAAACAGATAAATGAGGGCAGATGTCCTAGATGTGGCACTAGAGGTGATGGTAACTTCTGGAATTCTTTCCTAGATGCCTCCGACATCAGAAAGGGTAACACATCTGAGTCATTACGTTGTATCTGGAGCATGTACTGTGGAGCATGTCACTTGATCTAGTCTTCACGGTCTGAATCTATGATACAATCAATAAGCAGCTGTGTGTTGagtcttttctgtgttttccttatAAAATACCCATTATAGTAATAAATAATGGAAACCAAACTAGTTGATTCTAAAATGCCAATCTGATATAAAATATTGCAGCTAAGTCCTTAGCCAACACAACCACATTACAGAGATCTCAAAATCTGGATCCAGTTTACCGTAAATGgcaattattttagttttttagttcCAGTATTTCAGTTCAATGTAATTACTATGTGTGCAGTTAACTGCATATTCAAAGCCTAGAAAACAGGACTGGCCACTACAGATACTTTATATTAAGTTACTCAAGTATAGAAATTTTTCCATCACAGCTCTCAATGATAACTCTTCctctttataaaaatggaaaccaaaagtcaaataaataatcataaaaatggtAAGAGGCCTCAAGGAGTTGTAATTTGAAACATCTGATTTTTTCCCATTGTCTTCTAATGAATATATCTAAGGTGATTTACTACTCAACAGTCAAAATATATTGCTTAATGGTGAAGGTATGAAAAGCCATTAGCCAAAGAGAGTGAAAACTAGAGGAAACCCACCTCCATTCTAACAAGCAAAGCTTTCATCAGTGAATTACATTTCTCATGAACTttatttcctatgttttcttaatttaaaagattGGAATCCACTTAATTCCCACaaaggtaatatttttaaaaaacccatggCCCTACTAtatatacaacacagggaactctactcaatattctgtaataacccatatgggaaaagaacctgaaaaagaatgaatatatgtacatgtataacagaatcactttgctgtacacctgaaactaacacaacattgtaaatcaactatattccaatataaaataaaaattaaattaaaaaaaacatggcATTAGCATTACATAACTAGAGCTATACTGTACCATCATCGATAGTCCCAACTTTAGTATCTCTTTTCTTAGTCTTCTTTTTTGCAGCTTTTTGAAAAGGTGCAAATTCTACTATGGCAGGATATTCCTGACCTGTTTAGAAAAAATAGCATACTTGttgtaagaaagaaaatgtcaaaagtgGATACAAGAGACTCAACCCACCACTCTCTAGGCCTCCTTTGATGACAGTGGTCTGAATAGGTCTCCCAACAGGCATAAATCACATTGGCACAACTAAAATCAACATGTTACCAAAGGAGCCCCCAGTTCATACTGATAACTTAGTGAAAAGATATGGGAGGGAATTAAAATACTCATTTAAATTCAACTTCTAAAGTGTGATATTGTgatatgtgggggaaaaaaatctacaaactaattttcatttaaaaaatatatcagagggaattccctggcagtccagtggttagtactcggCACTTTCATTGCaggggcctaggttcaatccctagtgggggaacaaagatcctgcaagccatgaagcatggccaaaacaaacaaacaaacaaacaaacaaaaaaaccagactACAATACTGATTATACAGGGGTATAAATATGTCAAAAGTCACCAAATGCACACATAAAATGGAtgcattttaatatgtaaattataccttaataaaattgatattttataagTGCAAAAATATACATCAGAAATCTCTAGAACAGGTAAagctatagagatagaaagtaggttagggcttccctggtggcgcaatggttaagaatccacctgccaatgcaggggacatgggttcgagccctggtctgggaagatcccacatgccgcggagcaactaggcccgtgagccacaactactgagcctgcgcgtctggagcctctgctccgcaataagagaggccgcaatagtgagaggcccgcacactgcgatgaagagtggcccccgctcgccgcaactggagaaagccctcgcacagaaacgaagacccaacacagccaaaaataaaataaataaaataaagaattatttaaaaaaaaaaaaaaaaagaaagaaagtaggttAGTGCTTGTCTGCAGATGAGGAGTAACAGCTAATGGGTACGAGGTTTCTCTTTAGAGAAAcgtgttctaaaattagattgtggcgacagctgcacaactctgtgaatatactaaaaaacactgaactgtacactttaaaagggtgaattttatggcatatgcattatatctcagtaaagctgttattaaaaaatacaccaggagacaccaaaagcacaggcaacaaaagtgaaaaatagataaactgtgctacatcaaaattaagaacttctggggcttccctggtggtgcagtggttgggaatctgcctgccaatgcaggggacacgggttcgagccctggtccgggaagatcccacatgccgcggagcaactaagcctgtgcgccacaactcctgagcctgtgctctagagcccgcgagccacaactactgagcccgcgtgccacaactactgaagcccatgcacctagagcccatgctccgcaacaagagaagccactacaatgagaagcctgtgcaccacaacgaagagcagctccactcgccacaactagagaaagcctgtgcacagcaacaaagacccaacgcagccaaaaataaaaataaataaaataaataaattaaaaaaaaatttaagaacttcTGTGCATCTAGGGACATAatcaacagagagaaaaggaaggctacagaattggagaaaatatttgcaaatcatatatctgataaggggtcaatatacagaatatgtaaagaactctgacaactcaacaaaaaaaaatcccaaataatctgattaaaaaatgttcaaacgggcttccctggtggcgcagtggttgggagtctgcctgccaatgcaggggacacgggtttgagccctggtctgggaggatcccacatgccgcggagcaattgggcccgtgagccgcagctgctgagcctgcgcgtctggagcctgtgcccctcaacgagagaggccacgatggtgaggggccggcgcaccgcgatgaggagtggcccccgcttgccgcaactggagaaagccctcgcacagaaacgaagacccaacacagccaaaaaaaataaatataaataaataaaattaattaaaaaaaatgttcaaaggactagaatagatatttctccagagatggtatacaaatggccaataagcaaatgaaaagatgctatgtgctcaagcatatgaaaagattaaACTATtacctcactaatcattagggaaatgccaatcaaaaccacaatgaaatatcatcttatacctgtcagaatgattactattaaagggggaaaaaaaaccagaaaatagcaagtgttggcaaggacatgGCGAAATTAGAACcttcatgcattgctggtgggaatataaaatggtgcagccactatggaaaacagtatggtggttcctcaaaaaaattaaaaatagaattacaatatgaccccgcaattccacttttgggtatgtattcaaaagaagtgaaagcagagacttgaacagaTGTTTgtacattcatagcagcattattcacaatagccaaatgtccctcaacagatgaatggataaagaaaatgaagtatatacatacaatggaaaaggagattctgacacatgctacaacatggatcaaccttgaggacattatgctaagtgaaataagctagtcactaAAAGTCAAAtactatgattccacttatatgaggtacctagaatggTCAACTTCATAGACAGAAGGGTGGTTCATAGAGGTAGAATGTAGTTgcaagaggctgggggagggagaaatggggagttgcttAACAGGTAGAGTTTCAGTCTTACAAGAAGAAGTTCTAGAGATTGGTTgcagaacaatgtgaatgtactcaacactactgaactgcacatttaaaaatggttaagatggtaaattttatttgtgcattttaccacaatttttaataatgcaaaaaaacaaaaaaagcaatgaGGTAATGATACatactataacatggatgaaccttgaaaacatactaAGTAAAAGaggcagtcacaaaaggccacatattgtatgattcagttcatatgaaatgtccagaataaggaAATCCATAGttagtagatcagtggttgccagggtctaggGGGAGAGGATAATGGGAGATGACTGCTAATGAATACAGGATTCTTTTTGAAGTGATAAAAACATTTTGGAATTACATAGTGGTAATGGTTACAaaacttgtgaatatactaaaaaccattgaattttatggtatgtgagttatatctcaatttaaaaaaaaaaccccaagtgaCTACTGGAAAAATACACCAGATCCCTGCTATAGAATAATGTCATACAAGGTATAAAATTCCATCCTTAGATCTTTGGCATGTAAACATAAGCCAGGATAAATTACTAGAATTGACCATTAGGCATCACAAAGCAGTCACACAGGAAACAAGATTTTAGAAATCCTAGTGAATGCAGAATCATATTACCTTAATAATTGATATATTTGAGAAGGAACAGATAAACCAGACTGAAACAGAAGGAAATTGTGGAAGACAGGctgaaaaaaacagaagtgaGGCCAAACTATGGAAGATGCTGACTACCAGactaaggaatttggacttttttTCCCAACTGCTATCTTAAGTCACTATTTTCAAAAAGATTAATTTCATGGCAATATAAGACTAAATTATacagaaagtggaaaaaaatggaaactccTATAAGGTTAGAGACTGGTTGTCTAAGCATTAGGTGATGAGGATATAAAGCGTGAAAGTATTACTAAGTCTAGATGAACAAgatattaaaaagcaataaattgaCAGAATCCATCACTTGTTTAAATGTAAgggataaaaaagaaaggaaaaaagttaaacacaacTCAGATTTCCAGGAAATCACTGCTATCTACTGGAATAAACTTGGAGTGGAGAAGTAGCTGGTTTGAGGGGATTAATAAAAGCTGGACAAACACAGTAGCAATCCTTCAACTTTTACTGGCATATTCCCTGACAAAGATTTCCTTTTTACCAACTTTGAACTAATACTGAAAAAACATAACCTAACAAAAAGACACATCATTCACCTATGATTGCAAAGCCAAAAGAAAAGTGGCAAATGGAAGCTTGGACATTCTCTGGCTAAATGTTGCAAGCAGCAGATAATAAAATGAGAGTTAAGGCAGAAGTTTTTCTTCCCTATAAACTCCTGGATACAAAGTGGGAAATCATCAAGTTCAATGTTTTAATTATATACAACTTAGAATGTTAAACAGTACTCCAACTGGCAACTATTGACATAAAGAATCTGACTTAAATAAGTGTTGGTCCTTGAAGCAAGAtgagaagtaaatatttaaaatttgtcatACAAGTTTAAAGAGTCATTTATCAGTATCACTGTTGAAACTAGTAAATACTCAAAACAACAGATCATCTAATACCGGGCAAAAGAACAGTCACTGGAGGAGAAAACTGTGGCAATTTCATTCAGTTGATCAAACTACAGAAATAATAGGTTAATACAAATACCTGAGGACAGTAAAAAGTCATATTATCTATTTATAAGGCTGTCATAAGCTTATCAAATGTGTAAAACTCTTTAAATGTTGCTCATCCTATCACCCAGGATTTTAGAAACGCCATGAAGGCATCGAGAAAACACTGTGATACACACATTGTCTTAAACatacaaatgacaaagaaaccaACCCCCTCAGTTAAAAGGACTTACCTTTATTGTCAAGGAATACATAACCATCGAAACGATCCCTGAACAAAATAATGTCCTCCTGGTTTTTAAAGTTGATGTATGCTCTGGCATACATATGAGGATACAGGCTGCAGGGAGGAAAGCAATTATGTCAATGTGCTTGCAGGTGTCTGACTGAATTACAagtatgcatatattaaaaagataggctcaaaaatcaaatggaaaacatTAGTaggataaaaaagaatggaagaaaccTTTTTCATTTACCCcctccctcttttatttatttgttttacctAGTATCAttagaaaaaaactcaaaataatcatGCTCAGGCATAGGCTGAAGATGTTCCTGAAGCTGCTCCTTGGTCAAAGTGGGCGGTAATCTCCGTATTACCACCTTaagaaatgaataaggaaaataaaattagtacaAATCAATTTTCTGTCATACCTGAATCACTGTCCCTGAAGAAAGTTGGCCTTTAAACGATGAGATCACTTATAAAAACCCAAGAGAATGTTCAGAAAGCTCAGAATGATTAGTCAAACATAACAGTAAcgtagtttaaaaaaaacccacaactctCAGAAAAGAGAACTGCCTGGAGCAAGGAAAATCTCAGGTTCTGTTAACCCGAAGCCCCACAGTTTACTAGGTTTTCGCCTCATTTTCTATCACCCATTTTCAGTAGTGGTAAGAAATTAGTAAACCAACCCAGGTCTTTAGTGGGTGCCATGAATTcttgatttattaatatttcccTACCACATCCAACACATCCTAAAATAAAATCCTTACTCAATCAgcataaagaattcaaaattctAAGGAATACCACAAATTCCCTCATTGCTCCCCAAATAAGGATGCACCCGATCTGGCCCCCAGACCATAAtatcccccacccacccactccctCAATGAGCCTCTATTAATATTCCTATCACAAACTACTCCCACCCGTGATGGCCTCTTCACTATTCAATAATTCCCCTCCAATTCCTCATTCTTTTCACTATCGCTACCCCTCCCATTATAATCTCACAGCTCTGACCTAAACCCTTCTTGTCTGGGAATCCCCCCGCCCTCCCTGACTCCCATCCCGGGGCTCGGCGGGGAGGGGCTCCCACATTTCTGGCGAGTGGATGAGACAGGGTGATGCGATTTTCACTCaagtgaagaaacagaggaagagactgggagaggaagagggcagCCCCTTCCCAACCATCCTCCACGGGTGTTGGAACCGTCCCGCCCTCTCCTGGGCCGACAGCCGGCCAGATACCTTGCTCAAcgcctctttcttctccttgttcCGATCCTGCTTATCTTCCCGTTTGATGCTGTCCCCCGAAGCCCCACAGACGCTGCCTGTAGCCCCCGGGGGAGTCAAGAGGGTTACTCGCTTCTCCTTAGGCCTatgctccttctcctccttcatgGCCACGGTTTCGCTCCTCATCGCGGTAGCTCGGCCTAAACGCCACTACGCCGGCACCTAAAGACTCCCGGCCCACTCCGGACAGAGCTCCGCCCCCAACAGGCGCCCCTAGTGATAGCCGAAGCCCTGCTTTCCGTTGGGCCGCGCCAGGATCTCGCGAGACTTCAGGACGTCCGGCTTCTTTCAGTGGAAAGGTTGTAGCACCTGGTCTTAGCTTCCCGCCCGCGGAATCCCCGCACCGCCCAATCCCCTTGCGACCCAGACTCCCTCGGGGCAAGTTATTAGCAACTCCGCCATCTTGGCTGGGACGAGTATTTCACGGACTACAAATCCCGGCATACAAAGCACttactcgggcttccctggttgcgcagtggttaagaatctgcctgccaatacagggtacacagattcgagccccggtccgggaagatcccacataccgcggagcaactaagcccgcgtgccacaactacttagcctgcgctctagagcccacgagcctactgagcccacgcgccacaactactgaagcccgcgcacctatagctcgtgctccgcaacaagacaggccaccgcaatgaaaagcccgcgcatcgcaaggaagagcagcccccgctcgctgccaactagagaaagcccgcgggcagcaacgaagacccaacgcagccaaaaataaataaataaataaataaaaaagcatttaCCCGCTTCTGGCCGGGAGATCTGGAGTCGTAGGTGTTTCAGGGTTCCTATTTGTAAGTAAATGGAATCCTTAATCTTGAAAGTGTAGTGTTTTTCAGATCTAAAGATACTTTCTGTGGGCTTTGTTTTCCTCAGATAAACCCGATGTTATCCAAAGTTTACCTCACTAGGGGAACGACTTGTATTTTCTATCATTGGTTGTGAAGTGTCCTTTCAGAGGCTTTagagttttttttccttatattgaTTAGGATTCAGACACTTAATAAACACGCACAGAACACTGACATTAAAGGATCATTATAACCAAAATGTATGAGATTTGTTTTCATcaccgttttttttttaatttttttaaaattaatttatttatttttggctgtgttgggtcttcgtttctgtgcgagggctttctccagctgtggagagcgggggccactcttcatcgcggtgcgcgggcctctcactatcgcggcctctcccgttgcggagcacaggttccagacaaGCAggttcagtaactgtggctcacgggcttagctgctccgcggcatgtgggatcttcccagaccagagctcgaacccgtgtcccctacattggcaggcagattcttaaccactgcgccaccagggaagcccttcatcaccatttttaaaagtaaaaggaatctATCATGGTACTGATGCCCCAcagggaggagaaaataaaataaaacccaacttGCTTTAGATGGGATTGCCCCCCTTCCCGCTTTTAAAAAGGCTAGttatgcattatttataatagccccaaactggaaacaacccaaatatctgtCAACTGGctaatgcataaacaaaatgtgacacatCCATAGAtcgaaatactactcagcaataaaaatgaaccgATACGTCCATCCACATGAGTGAATCTCAAAAcgattatgctgagtgaaagaatcaGGACACAAAGAGAATACATGGTGTATGATCTCACTGATATGAAATtccagaaaaggtaaaactatagtgAGAGAAAGCAGATCAATGATTGCCAGGGGTGtccgggggtggggagaagggattgACTGCAGAAGGGCTCGACTGCAGAAGGGCTCCAGGGAACTTTTTGGAATTATAAAAAATGCTCTTTAtcatgattgtggtggtggttgcaGGACTGCAGACATTTGTGTaaactcattgaattgtacacttaaaattggcaaatattatttcatgtaaattatattttattgaaattcagCCCCTCAgattaaaagaaatgcaaaatttgaaaaatattgcttAGCAAAAGCCCCAGGGGGCTCCTCAGGAGAATGGAATGGAATCTGTCTCCTTCTCCAAACCCAAGAAAAATCTTTTTCCGTGGAGGAGCTGGTTAGTAGTGATCTTGAAGAGACAGCTGGCAGTGGAAGTCTTTACAAGAGGAAGAAATCTTTCCCCAAAAAGGAACCAATTAGTGACCCTAAAGAGGCAGGAAACAAGAGTGTccccaagaaaaagaggaaattctcttGTAAATGTCAAGTATTCTGTTTTGGGGtttcttaatgttttattatactttgttaaaaaggaaaaattgtacattttagaatgtttttatgAGTAAATTTAATgtactgaaaatttaaaaaaaagaaaagaaaaagaggaaattctcttCCAAGGAGGAGCCACTCAGCAGTGGACCTGAAGAGGCTGCTGCCAGCAAGAGCAGCAgcttcaagagaaagaaaaagctccAAAAGCTGTCCCAGGGTGATTAGAATTGACATTTCCCTGGTGAGGCATAACTTGCAGAGATATTTCCCAACCTAAgcctatatctcaataaaaagaaaaatattgggcttccctggtggcgcagtggttgagaatccgcctgccaatacaggggacatgggttcgagccctggtctgggaagatcccacatgccacggagcaactgggcccgtgagccacaactactgagcctgcgcgcctggagcctgtgctccacaacaagagaggccacgatagtgagaggcccgcgcaccgcgatgaagagtggcccccacttgccgcaactagagaaagccctcacacagaaacgaagacccaacacagccaaaaataaataaataaataaataaataaatttaaaattacctttctcttaaaaaaaaaaaaagaaaaatattgctcTAAATGATAGAGCGTTTGTATTTCATCAACTCTAAGATACCATCGAATCTaaaaccattattttatatacaaagaaagaaaaaaaatgctgccaattGAACTATGACACACTATCAATTTTAAGATGTATCTTGATTTCAGAggtgttaaaatgtgaaaaaaagtgtTAGTATCAATTGAACATATTATATCTCTATTATGTACAATTAAGGAAAAAGGAAGTGAAGTGGGAGAGAAGGGCAAATGATAAGCCAGAGAGAAACACAGACACCCACAGCAGGCAGGAACCAAGTTAAGGATGCAATAGAAACCCAAGGCAGAAAGCTGGCTCAGGGCCAAGGACCCATTTTTGCTGACGTCTAGAATATATTACCCAGACTCCATTCTTAAATTTTCTCACTTCTGTTGCCAAGCATATGCTTGTGTTCCTAATTCCTGTTGCCAAGGCTATTTCCCTGTATTTGGGATCTGTTACTCACTCTTGCCTCCAGCACCTGCCCACTCGTACAAGCCTAGCTTAAGTATCTGCCTCTGAACTCCTACTTAGCTTTGCATTTACATCTTGGTGTATGCCTGTTTTGGAGTGCTTGCTAGCTTTAAACAACTGCTGTATTTCAGTCGTCAGAGTTGGGTGTTCCAGGGCTCAGTCCTTAGACCCCTTTTCTATCTACACTCACTCCTCTGTTAGTCTCATCTGTTCTTGTGGATTTTCTCTCTTTGCTGACAACTCCAAAATTTATATCACCAGTCCATACCTCTCCTCTGAATTCCAGacatatatccaactgcctactttGACATCTCCACTTAGATGTCTAACACATTCAGATTCTCTGAACATGTCCAAGACTGAACACCTGATCTCTCCTCACACcgcctgtattagtttcctattactgctgcaacaaattaccccaaattttTTGggttaaaataacacaaatttattatcttacagttctgtaggttaaAAGTCCAACAGAGGTCTCACTGGACTAAAACTGAGGTGATGGCAGGACTGAGTTCCttcctggaggctctaggagagaatctagttccttgtcttttccagattcttgAGGTTGCTCATATTCCTCAGCTTGTGGcccttccctccatcttcaaagccaataATATAGCatctctcgggacttccctggtggtccagtggctaagactccgtgctcccaacgtagggggcctgggttcgatccctggtcagggaattagatcccacatgcagcaactaaagatcccacatgctgcaactaagacccagcatagccaaataaataaatatatatatatatataaaaaaaaaacatagcatcTCTCTCTGACCATGCTTCATCTAtgtctctttcactctctcttctgcttcccccttccacttttaaggacccctGTGACTATGTTgtgcccacctggataatccaggatactctccctatgttaaagtcagctgattagcaaccttaattcccattgccatataatgtaacatagtca from Balaenoptera musculus isolate JJ_BM4_2016_0621 chromosome X, mBalMus1.pri.v3, whole genome shotgun sequence carries:
- the UPF3B gene encoding regulator of nonsense transcripts 3B isoform X4, which codes for MRSETVAMKEEKEHRPKEKRVTLLTPPGATGSVCGASGDSIKREDKQDRNKEKKEALSKVVIRRLPPTLTKEQLQEHLQPMPEHDYFEFFSNDTSLYPHMYARAYINFKNQEDIILFRDRFDGYVFLDNKGQEYPAIVEFAPFQKAAKKKTKKRDTKVGTIDDDPEYRKFLESYAADNEKMTSTPETLLEEIEAKNRELIAKKTTPLLSFLKNKQRMREEKREERRRREIERKRQREEERRKWKEEEKRKRKDIEKLKKIDRVPERDKLKDEPKIKVHRFLLQAVNQKNLLKKPEKGDEKELDKREKAKKLDKENLSDERASGQSCPLPKRSDGEFKDEKPKRIAQQCSFTNQELEAEIDSVPMMTAPSLEIQP